One Stigmatopora argus isolate UIUO_Sarg chromosome 20, RoL_Sarg_1.0, whole genome shotgun sequence genomic region harbors:
- the ttc39b gene encoding complement factor I isoform X1, translated as MKTASVTTTTWSLSPCTSWRYSTGSRATTSRPPPSWKTPRATTRTTPWSPDCTFAFTPPSITSKGHLWPRLESKTAQGSTWRSGGECSFSCRSCSSPRPRRSCPSGTALRDQKSVSSGSRPTRASCDLVFCQPWERCVEGRCSCKPPYMCPSQDVAPVCGRNGRLYRSFCQVMALSCRSGKSAMSHFGGECSEERPKFTGALDPDTGAVTLFLPDPAAPGGGKRLLVCGKKWDVAGANAACADEDHPLGAASAGSLAPGSPGLAPLLRRFPDGCVVVRCRGFEKSLAECDVHDPVGIGEGGIATAACYDRAPPECGFSCANGKCVSPNRTCDGTDDCGDLSDEMCCQRCRDGAFRCETGVCVNADALADGQMDCLAGEDEAVAHQTAGGVEKNGKEYVSPRGETRANRAHLESKLQCGVPNETAVDVKDRRSRVKRVIGGTAANRTQIQWQVGLEENGKMNCGGTYIGGCWILTAAHCVRPNPSAFLVKFSAWKKSTPQDTTDIIPVGDIIIHPRYNASSYENDIALVRLKDLPQEPGKCMVDNPAVRAACLPWSPRLFQANHTCSISGWGRTGTGDARASQVLLWAQVSLIQDCQRFYKDRFKPGMMCAGDVAGNVDSCQGDSGGPLVCEDHLGVSYLWGVVSWGDQCGQPGFPGVYTQVAHYFEWIRLHTGWPAVTRFNS; from the exons A TGAAAACGGCATCCGTTACGACCACTACCTGGTCCCTTTCACCCTGTACGAGCTGGCGCTACTCTACCGGCAGCAGGGCGACCACGTCAAGGCCGCCGCCTTCATGGAAAACGCCAA GAGCAACTACAAGGACTACTCCATGGAGTCCAGACTGCACTTTCGCATTCACTCCGCCCTCAATCACCTCAAAAGGTCACCTGTGGCCACGGCTTGAAAG CAAAACCGCACAAGGTTCGACATGGCGCTCGGGAGGCGAGTGTTCCTTCTCCTGCCGCTCCTGCTCATCTCCACGACCGAGGCG GAGTTGTCCCAGCGGGACCGCTTTGAGGGACCAGAAGAGTGTCTCCTCAGGAAGTAG GCCCACGCGCGCGTCCTGCGACCTGGTGTTTTGTCAGCCCTGGGAGCGATGCGTGGAAGGGCGTTGCTCCTGCAAGCCCCCGTACATGTGTCCCAGCCAGGACGTGGCCCCCGTCTGTGGGCGCAACGGCCGTCTCTACCGCTCCTTCTGCCAG GTCATGGCGCTGTCGTGTCGTTCCGGCAAGTCGGCCATGTCCCACTTTGGGGGAGAGTGCTCAG AGGAACGCCCCAAGTTCACCGGCGCCCTGGATCCGGACACGGGCGCCGTCACCCTCTTCCTTCCCGACCCCGCCGCTCCCGGAGGAGGCAAGCGCTTGCTGGTGTGCGGAAAGAAGTGGGACGTGGCCGGCGCCAACGCCGCCTGCGCGGATGAAGACCACCCGCT CGGCGCCGCGTCGGCCGGCTCGCTCGCCCCGGGGTCTCCCGGCCTAGCTCCCCTGCTGCGGCGGTTTCCCGACGGCTGCGTCGTCGTTCGCTGCCGCGGTTTTGAAAAGTCTCTGGCCGAGTGCGACGTCCACGACCCCGTCGGAATCGGCGAAGGGGGGATCGCCACGGCCGCGTGCTACGACCGGGCCCCGCCAG AGTGTGGCTTTTCCTGCGCCAACGGCAAGTGCGTCTCCCCCAACCGGACGTGCGACGGCACGGACGACTGCGGCGACCTCAGCGACGAGATGTGCTGCCAAC GTTGCAGGGACGGCGCCTTCCGCTGCGAGACGGGCGTGTGCGTGAACGCGGACGCCTTGGCGGACGGACAGATGGACTGTTTGGCGGGCGAAGACGAGGCGGTGGCGCACC AGACGGCGGGAGGAGTCGAGAAGAACGGCAAAG AGTACGTCTCTCCTCGGGGAG aaACACGGGCCAACCGGGCCCATCTGGAGTCCAAGTTACAGTGCGGCGTTCCAAACGAGACGGCGGTCGACGTGAAGGACCGGAGGAGCCGCGTCAAGCGAGTCATCGGCGGCACGGCGGCCAACCGG ACCCAGATCCAGTGGCAGGTGGGCCTGGAAGAAAACGGCAAGATGAACTGCGGGGGAACGTACATCGGCGGTTGCTGGATCCTCACGGCGGCTCACTGCGTGAG ACCTAACCCTTCGGCGTTCCTGGTGAAATTTTCCGCCTGGAAGAAGTCCACCCCTCAGGACACCACCGACATCATTCCCGTGGGCGACATCATCATCCACCCCAG GTACAACGCCAGCTCGTACGAGAACGACATCGCCCTGGTGCGCCTGAAGGACTTGCCGCAGGAGCCGGGCAAGTGCATGGTGGACAACCCCGCGGTGCGAGCCGCCTGCCTGCCCTGGTCCCCGCGACTCTTCCAAGCCAACCACACGTGCAGCATCTCCGGCTGGGGGCGCACCGGCACCGGAG ACGCCAGAGCCTCGCAGGTTCTTCTGTGGGCCCAAGTGTCCCTCATCCAAGATTGCCAGCGTTTCTACAAAGACCGCTTCAAGCCGGGGATGATGTGCGCCG GTGACGTGGCCGGGAACGTCGACTCCTGCCAGGGGGACAGCGGCGGCCCGCTGGTGTGCGAGGACCACCTGGGCGTGTCCTACCTGTGGGGCGTGGTCAGCTGGGGCGACCAATGCGGCCAGCCGGGCTTTCCGGGCGTTTACACCCAG GTGGCGCACTACTTTGAGTGGATCCGTTTGCACACGGGCTGGCCCGCCGTTACCAGGTTCAACTCCTGA
- the ttc39b gene encoding complement factor I isoform X2, with protein sequence MKTASVTTTTWSLSPCTSWRYSTGSRATTSRPPPSWKTPRATTRTTPWSPDCTFAFTPPSITSKGHLWPRLESKTAQGSTWRSGGECSFSCRSCSSPRPRRSCPSGTALRDQKSVSSGSRPTRASCDLVFCQPWERCVEGRCSCKPPYMCPSQDVAPVCGRNGRLYRSFCQVMALSCRSGANAACADEDHPLGAASAGSLAPGSPGLAPLLRRFPDGCVVVRCRGFEKSLAECDVHDPVGIGEGGIATAACYDRAPPECGFSCANGKCVSPNRTCDGTDDCGDLSDEMCCQRCRDGAFRCETGVCVNADALADGQMDCLAGEDEAVAHQTAGGVEKNGKEYVSPRGETRANRAHLESKLQCGVPNETAVDVKDRRSRVKRVIGGTAANRTQIQWQVGLEENGKMNCGGTYIGGCWILTAAHCVRPNPSAFLVKFSAWKKSTPQDTTDIIPVGDIIIHPRYNASSYENDIALVRLKDLPQEPGKCMVDNPAVRAACLPWSPRLFQANHTCSISGWGRTGTGDARASQVLLWAQVSLIQDCQRFYKDRFKPGMMCAGDVAGNVDSCQGDSGGPLVCEDHLGVSYLWGVVSWGDQCGQPGFPGVYTQVAHYFEWIRLHTGWPAVTRFNS encoded by the exons A TGAAAACGGCATCCGTTACGACCACTACCTGGTCCCTTTCACCCTGTACGAGCTGGCGCTACTCTACCGGCAGCAGGGCGACCACGTCAAGGCCGCCGCCTTCATGGAAAACGCCAA GAGCAACTACAAGGACTACTCCATGGAGTCCAGACTGCACTTTCGCATTCACTCCGCCCTCAATCACCTCAAAAGGTCACCTGTGGCCACGGCTTGAAAG CAAAACCGCACAAGGTTCGACATGGCGCTCGGGAGGCGAGTGTTCCTTCTCCTGCCGCTCCTGCTCATCTCCACGACCGAGGCG GAGTTGTCCCAGCGGGACCGCTTTGAGGGACCAGAAGAGTGTCTCCTCAGGAAGTAG GCCCACGCGCGCGTCCTGCGACCTGGTGTTTTGTCAGCCCTGGGAGCGATGCGTGGAAGGGCGTTGCTCCTGCAAGCCCCCGTACATGTGTCCCAGCCAGGACGTGGCCCCCGTCTGTGGGCGCAACGGCCGTCTCTACCGCTCCTTCTGCCAG GTCATGGCGCTGTCGTGTCGTTCCGGC GCCAACGCCGCCTGCGCGGATGAAGACCACCCGCT CGGCGCCGCGTCGGCCGGCTCGCTCGCCCCGGGGTCTCCCGGCCTAGCTCCCCTGCTGCGGCGGTTTCCCGACGGCTGCGTCGTCGTTCGCTGCCGCGGTTTTGAAAAGTCTCTGGCCGAGTGCGACGTCCACGACCCCGTCGGAATCGGCGAAGGGGGGATCGCCACGGCCGCGTGCTACGACCGGGCCCCGCCAG AGTGTGGCTTTTCCTGCGCCAACGGCAAGTGCGTCTCCCCCAACCGGACGTGCGACGGCACGGACGACTGCGGCGACCTCAGCGACGAGATGTGCTGCCAAC GTTGCAGGGACGGCGCCTTCCGCTGCGAGACGGGCGTGTGCGTGAACGCGGACGCCTTGGCGGACGGACAGATGGACTGTTTGGCGGGCGAAGACGAGGCGGTGGCGCACC AGACGGCGGGAGGAGTCGAGAAGAACGGCAAAG AGTACGTCTCTCCTCGGGGAG aaACACGGGCCAACCGGGCCCATCTGGAGTCCAAGTTACAGTGCGGCGTTCCAAACGAGACGGCGGTCGACGTGAAGGACCGGAGGAGCCGCGTCAAGCGAGTCATCGGCGGCACGGCGGCCAACCGG ACCCAGATCCAGTGGCAGGTGGGCCTGGAAGAAAACGGCAAGATGAACTGCGGGGGAACGTACATCGGCGGTTGCTGGATCCTCACGGCGGCTCACTGCGTGAG ACCTAACCCTTCGGCGTTCCTGGTGAAATTTTCCGCCTGGAAGAAGTCCACCCCTCAGGACACCACCGACATCATTCCCGTGGGCGACATCATCATCCACCCCAG GTACAACGCCAGCTCGTACGAGAACGACATCGCCCTGGTGCGCCTGAAGGACTTGCCGCAGGAGCCGGGCAAGTGCATGGTGGACAACCCCGCGGTGCGAGCCGCCTGCCTGCCCTGGTCCCCGCGACTCTTCCAAGCCAACCACACGTGCAGCATCTCCGGCTGGGGGCGCACCGGCACCGGAG ACGCCAGAGCCTCGCAGGTTCTTCTGTGGGCCCAAGTGTCCCTCATCCAAGATTGCCAGCGTTTCTACAAAGACCGCTTCAAGCCGGGGATGATGTGCGCCG GTGACGTGGCCGGGAACGTCGACTCCTGCCAGGGGGACAGCGGCGGCCCGCTGGTGTGCGAGGACCACCTGGGCGTGTCCTACCTGTGGGGCGTGGTCAGCTGGGGCGACCAATGCGGCCAGCCGGGCTTTCCGGGCGTTTACACCCAG GTGGCGCACTACTTTGAGTGGATCCGTTTGCACACGGGCTGGCCCGCCGTTACCAGGTTCAACTCCTGA
- the ttc39b gene encoding complement factor I isoform X3 yields the protein MALGRRVFLLLPLLLISTTEAELSQRDRFEGPEECLLRKPTRASCDLVFCQPWERCVEGRCSCKPPYMCPSQDVAPVCGRNGRLYRSFCQVMALSCRSGKSAMSHFGGECSEERPKFTGALDPDTGAVTLFLPDPAAPGGGKRLLVCGKKWDVAGANAACADEDHPLGAASAGSLAPGSPGLAPLLRRFPDGCVVVRCRGFEKSLAECDVHDPVGIGEGGIATAACYDRAPPECGFSCANGKCVSPNRTCDGTDDCGDLSDEMCCQRCRDGAFRCETGVCVNADALADGQMDCLAGEDEAVAHQTAGGVEKNGKEYVSPRGETRANRAHLESKLQCGVPNETAVDVKDRRSRVKRVIGGTAANRTQIQWQVGLEENGKMNCGGTYIGGCWILTAAHCVRPNPSAFLVKFSAWKKSTPQDTTDIIPVGDIIIHPRYNASSYENDIALVRLKDLPQEPGKCMVDNPAVRAACLPWSPRLFQANHTCSISGWGRTGTGDARASQVLLWAQVSLIQDCQRFYKDRFKPGMMCAGDVAGNVDSCQGDSGGPLVCEDHLGVSYLWGVVSWGDQCGQPGFPGVYTQVAHYFEWIRLHTGWPAVTRFNS from the exons ATGGCGCTCGGGAGGCGAGTGTTCCTTCTCCTGCCGCTCCTGCTCATCTCCACGACCGAGGCG GAGTTGTCCCAGCGGGACCGCTTTGAGGGACCAGAAGAGTGTCTCCTCAGGAA GCCCACGCGCGCGTCCTGCGACCTGGTGTTTTGTCAGCCCTGGGAGCGATGCGTGGAAGGGCGTTGCTCCTGCAAGCCCCCGTACATGTGTCCCAGCCAGGACGTGGCCCCCGTCTGTGGGCGCAACGGCCGTCTCTACCGCTCCTTCTGCCAG GTCATGGCGCTGTCGTGTCGTTCCGGCAAGTCGGCCATGTCCCACTTTGGGGGAGAGTGCTCAG AGGAACGCCCCAAGTTCACCGGCGCCCTGGATCCGGACACGGGCGCCGTCACCCTCTTCCTTCCCGACCCCGCCGCTCCCGGAGGAGGCAAGCGCTTGCTGGTGTGCGGAAAGAAGTGGGACGTGGCCGGCGCCAACGCCGCCTGCGCGGATGAAGACCACCCGCT CGGCGCCGCGTCGGCCGGCTCGCTCGCCCCGGGGTCTCCCGGCCTAGCTCCCCTGCTGCGGCGGTTTCCCGACGGCTGCGTCGTCGTTCGCTGCCGCGGTTTTGAAAAGTCTCTGGCCGAGTGCGACGTCCACGACCCCGTCGGAATCGGCGAAGGGGGGATCGCCACGGCCGCGTGCTACGACCGGGCCCCGCCAG AGTGTGGCTTTTCCTGCGCCAACGGCAAGTGCGTCTCCCCCAACCGGACGTGCGACGGCACGGACGACTGCGGCGACCTCAGCGACGAGATGTGCTGCCAAC GTTGCAGGGACGGCGCCTTCCGCTGCGAGACGGGCGTGTGCGTGAACGCGGACGCCTTGGCGGACGGACAGATGGACTGTTTGGCGGGCGAAGACGAGGCGGTGGCGCACC AGACGGCGGGAGGAGTCGAGAAGAACGGCAAAG AGTACGTCTCTCCTCGGGGAG aaACACGGGCCAACCGGGCCCATCTGGAGTCCAAGTTACAGTGCGGCGTTCCAAACGAGACGGCGGTCGACGTGAAGGACCGGAGGAGCCGCGTCAAGCGAGTCATCGGCGGCACGGCGGCCAACCGG ACCCAGATCCAGTGGCAGGTGGGCCTGGAAGAAAACGGCAAGATGAACTGCGGGGGAACGTACATCGGCGGTTGCTGGATCCTCACGGCGGCTCACTGCGTGAG ACCTAACCCTTCGGCGTTCCTGGTGAAATTTTCCGCCTGGAAGAAGTCCACCCCTCAGGACACCACCGACATCATTCCCGTGGGCGACATCATCATCCACCCCAG GTACAACGCCAGCTCGTACGAGAACGACATCGCCCTGGTGCGCCTGAAGGACTTGCCGCAGGAGCCGGGCAAGTGCATGGTGGACAACCCCGCGGTGCGAGCCGCCTGCCTGCCCTGGTCCCCGCGACTCTTCCAAGCCAACCACACGTGCAGCATCTCCGGCTGGGGGCGCACCGGCACCGGAG ACGCCAGAGCCTCGCAGGTTCTTCTGTGGGCCCAAGTGTCCCTCATCCAAGATTGCCAGCGTTTCTACAAAGACCGCTTCAAGCCGGGGATGATGTGCGCCG GTGACGTGGCCGGGAACGTCGACTCCTGCCAGGGGGACAGCGGCGGCCCGCTGGTGTGCGAGGACCACCTGGGCGTGTCCTACCTGTGGGGCGTGGTCAGCTGGGGCGACCAATGCGGCCAGCCGGGCTTTCCGGGCGTTTACACCCAG GTGGCGCACTACTTTGAGTGGATCCGTTTGCACACGGGCTGGCCCGCCGTTACCAGGTTCAACTCCTGA
- the ttc39b gene encoding tetratricopeptide repeat protein 39B isoform X4 produces MDVMEDTVRVEDEEQFEDAYENIPTACHMDLQSAIQETQCALNLVLNNKFSQALELLKPWWRDSMYHALGYSSILVMQAAMTFEQGDIQVAMATIKEALNTCQRFRKKNSVVRSLSSLLSGQSNLQEEELHAELCYAECLLQKATLTFVQDENMISFIKGGIKIRNSYQIYKDCHNVLNVAVGPAGESDCHRQFEGGVKLGMGSFNLMLSLLPQRILRLLEFIGFSGNREFGLSQLLEGTSGSTLRSILCALTLLFYHTYVSLVLGSGEGGVAEAEALLEPYLRKYPKGAIVQFYSARIAALRGHFEKACSGYQECVSSQMEWKQIHHLCYWELMWTHTYRQDWPQAYRYADLLCRESRWSKAIYVYQKAAILAMMSAEDARETGEDVVGLFRQVEGLKQRLAGKSIPLEKFAVRKARRYKAGRPVPLVLPALEMMYIWSGFTIAAKRADCTEALLVTVEAAEGRLADEAEPSEFHVDDCCLAQMLKGLCLKHAGRLVQAELCFTYVLSNENGIRYDHYLVPFTLYELALLYRQQGDHVKAAAFMENAKSNYKDYSMESRLHFRIHSALNHLKRSPVATA; encoded by the exons ATGGACGTGATGGAGGACACGGTCCGGGTCGAGGACGAG GAACAATTTGAGGACGCCTATGAAAACATTCCCAC TGCCTGTCACATGGACCTGCAGTCCGCCATCCAGGAAACCCAATGCGCTCTCAACCTAGTCCTCAACAACAAGTTCTCCCAAGCCCTGGAGCTCCTGAAGCCATGGTGGCGGGACAGCATGTACCACGCGTTGGGTTACAGCAGCATCTTGGTCATGCAGGCCGCCATGACCTTCGAGCAGGGGGACATCCAGGTGGCCATGGCGACCATCAAGGAGGCCCTGAACACCTGTCAGAG GTTTCGCAAGAAGAACTCGGTGGTGAGATCGCTGTCCAGTCTGCTTAGCGGGCAGTCCAATCTCCAGGAAG AGGAGCTCCACGCCGAGCTCTGCTACGCCGAGTGTCTGCTCCAGAAGGCCACGCTGACGTTTGTCCAGGACGAAAACATGATCAGCTTCATCAAAGGAGGCATCAAAATCCGAAACAGCTATCAAATCTACAA GGACTGTCACAACGTGCTGAACGTCGCCGTCGGGCCCGCCGGCGAATCGGACTGCCATCGGCAGTTTGAGGGCGGAGTCAAGCTGGGCATGGGTTCCTTCAACTTG ATGCTGTCCCTCCTGCCGCAGAGGATCCTCCGACTCCTGGAGTTCATTGGCTTCTCCGGAAATAGG GAGTTCGGCTTGTCCCAGTTGCTGGAAGGAACGTCCGGTTCCACCTTGCGCTCCATCTTGTGCGCGCTGACGTTGCTCTTCTACCACACCTACGTCTCCCTGGTGCTCG GAAGCGGCGAGGGCGGCGTGGCGGAAGCCGAAGCTCTCCTGGAGCCGTACCTCCGCAAGTATCCCAAA GGCGCCATCGTTCAGTTCTACTCGGCTCGGATAGCCGCGCTGCGGGGACACTTTGAGAAG GCGTGCTCGGGCTACCAGGAGTGCGTGAGCAGCCAGATGGAGTGGAAGCAGATCCACCACTTGTGCTACTGGGAGCTGATGTGGACCCACACGTACCGGCAAGACTGGCCGCAGGCGTACCGCTACGCCGACCTGCTGTGTCGGGAGAGCCGCTGGTCCAAGGCCATTTACGTGTACCAGAAGGCCGCCATCCTCGCCATGATGTCGGCGGAAGACGCCCGGGAGACGGGGGAGGACGTGGTGGGGCTCTTCCGCCAGGTGGAGGGGCTCAAGCAGCGGCTGGCCGGGAAGTCCATCCCCCTGGAGAAGTTTGCCGTCAGGAAAGCGCGCCGCTACAAGGCCGGCCGCCCGGTGCCGTTGGTGCTTCCCGCTCTG GAAATGATGTACATCTGGAGCGGTTTCACCATCGCGGCCAAGCGAGCCGACTGCACCGAGGCGCTGCTGGTCACCGTGGAGGCCGCCGAGGGGCGACTGGCCGACGAGGCCG AGCCGTCCGAGTTCCACGTGGACGACTGCTGCCTGGCGCAGATGTTGAAGGGCCTCTGCCTCAAGCACGCCGGGCGTCTCGTCCAGGCCGAGCTGTGCTTCACCTACGTGCTTTCCAA TGAAAACGGCATCCGTTACGACCACTACCTGGTCCCTTTCACCCTGTACGAGCTGGCGCTACTCTACCGGCAGCAGGGCGACCACGTCAAGGCCGCCGCCTTCATGGAAAACGCCAA GAGCAACTACAAGGACTACTCCATGGAGTCCAGACTGCACTTTCGCATTCACTCCGCCCTCAATCACCTCAAAAGGTCACCTGTGGCCACGGCTTGA